Below is a genomic region from Bacteroidota bacterium.
CACGTTTGATAGATATGGGTGTTCCGGCTTTTTTAATTGCTGCCACACTAAAAGTAAGTATCGCACAAAGGTTAGTCAGAAAATTATGTGATCATTGTAAAAAGGAGGAAGAGATTGACCAAAAAATACTTCCTGAAAATATTTCCTTATCCGGTGAGATCACCAAACATTATAAAGCTGTAGGCTGTCAAAAATGTTATCATACAGGATATAGTGGTAGAAAAGCCATTTATGAAATTATTCCTATCACTAAAGAATTGGTTGAAAACATAAAACAAAACGAACTGGAAATTGATACTTATTTAGAAGAAAATAAGATTGCAACTTTAAAAATTAACGCTATAGAATTAATAAGAAAAGGAATAACATCTATTGATGAAGTGTATTCCATATTGACAAGCTAAATCTATAAAGAGATAAAAAAGATCTTCCAACAATAAAAAGTTTAGGAAGACAAAAAGGAAAAATTGTTTATGATTAAAAAGATCACCATAGAGAAATGGATTATAATTATTCTGTTTTTTAGTATAAACACTGGGTTTTTGCATGCACAGCAGCAAGATAGAATCCATCAGGTTAAAACCAAACTGGAAAGTCTGGAAGTTGACACACCCGGGCTAAGTGAAAATGTAGAAGTCAGCGTAAGTAATACCGCACTTCCCGGTTTTTTACAAGCAATAGCGCATGCCAATAATGTGAACCTGAATGTAAATCCCGAACTGGAGCAATATACCATTACTAATAATTTTCATAATGCCACGGTTGCCGATGTGTTACTTTTTGTTTGTAAAGAATATGACCTGGATATTGACTTCACAGGTAATATACTTTCTATCTATAAATACAAAGAAGTAAAGTCCCTCAAACTTCATCGTGAAATCCCCATACAATACGATGCTAAGAAAGATTTGGTATCCGTTGATCTCGAAAAAGACACTTTATATGTGGCTTTTAAACAGATCATGGATAAAACAGGAAAGAACTTGGTGTTTTCGCAAGGCTTGGGAAATAAAGTTATCTCAGGTTATATTCAAAATATGCCTATCGATGGAGCTTTGGATAAAATAGCTTTTGCCAATAATTTGTCTGTTACCAAAACAAGGGATAATTATTATTTATTTGAACAAAGTGAAGATTATCCGGTTGTAAGTAATGAC
It encodes:
- a CDS encoding GspE/PulE family protein; this encodes YKESIKNPNGIILISGPTGSGKTTTLYATLKLLNNDDANILTIEDPIEYTLEGINQVQLKENIGLDFAKSLKTFLRQDPDIIMVGEIRDVATANMAIRASLTGHLVLSTIHTNSAWATISRLIDMGVPAFLIAATLKVSIAQRLVRKLCDHCKKEEEIDQKILPENISLSGEITKHYKAVGCQKCYHTGYSGRKAIYEIIPITKELVENIKQNELEIDTYLEENKIATLKINAIELIRKGITSIDEVYSILTS